Proteins from a genomic interval of Streptomyces sp. NBC_01445:
- a CDS encoding TetR/AcrR family transcriptional regulator, whose amino-acid sequence MHQKPARVRIVDAAHELMLSIGLARATTKEIAKAADCSEAALYKYFANKEELFVTVLSERLPKLGPLLTELTRKPGAKSVEENLTEIAREAALFYEQTFPMAASLYAEPQLKRRHEEALREMGTGPHRPIQGLDAYLRSEQDAGRVSRDADTYAAASLLLGACAQRAFAYDMAPDRKPPQPLDEFAAGLARTLLTGIA is encoded by the coding sequence ATGCATCAGAAGCCGGCCCGCGTCCGCATCGTCGACGCCGCCCATGAACTCATGCTGAGCATCGGCCTCGCCCGCGCCACCACCAAGGAGATCGCCAAAGCGGCGGACTGTTCGGAAGCAGCGCTCTACAAGTACTTCGCGAACAAGGAAGAGCTGTTCGTGACCGTTCTCAGCGAGCGGCTGCCCAAGCTCGGACCGCTCCTGACCGAGCTCACCAGGAAGCCGGGCGCGAAGAGCGTCGAGGAGAACCTCACGGAGATCGCCCGCGAGGCCGCCCTCTTCTACGAGCAGACGTTCCCGATGGCCGCCTCCCTGTACGCGGAACCCCAGCTCAAGCGCCGTCACGAGGAGGCGCTGCGCGAGATGGGCACGGGCCCCCACCGACCGATCCAGGGTCTGGACGCCTACCTCAGATCCGAGCAGGACGCGGGCCGCGTCAGCCGCGACGCCGACACCTACGCCGCCGCGTCACTCCTCCTCGGAGCCTGCGCCCAGCGCGCGTTCGCGTACGACATGGCCCCCGACCGCAAGCCTCCGCAGCCGTTGGACGAGTTCGCCGCGGGCCTCGCCCGCACCCTGCTCACAGGGATCGCATAG
- the rpoB gene encoding DNA-directed RNA polymerase subunit beta — MAASRTASTANTNNGASTAPLRISFAKIKEPLEVPNLLALQTESFDWLLGNDAWKARVEAALDSGQDVPRKSGLEEIFEEISPIEDFSGSMSLTFRDHRFEPPKNSIDECKERDFTFGAPLFVTAEFTNNETGEIKSQTVFMGDFPLMTNKGTFVINGTERVVVSQLVRSPGVYFDSSIDKTSDKDIFSAKVIPSRGAWLEMEIDKRDMVGVRIDRKRKQSVTVLLKALGWTTEQILEEFGEYESMRATLEKDHTQGQDDALLDIYRKLRPGEPPTREAAQTLLENLYFNPKRYDLAKVGRYKVNKKLGGEAPLDAGVLTVEDIISSIKYLVKLHAGETETVGDSGVSIVVETDDIDHFGNRRLRNVGELIQNQVRTGLARMERVVRERMTTQDVEAITPQTLINIRPVVASIKEFFGTSQLSQFMDQNNPLSGLTHKRRLSALGPGGLSRERAGFEVRDVHPSHYGRMCPIETPEGPNIGLIGSLASYGRVNAFGFVETPYRKVVEGVVTDDVDYLTADEEDRFVIAQANAGLGEDMRFTENRVLVRRRGGEIDYIPGDDVDYMDVSPRQMVSVATAMIPFLEHDDANRALMGANMMRQAVPLIKSEAPLVGTGMEYRCATDAGDVLKAEKDGVVQEVSADYITTANDDGTYTTYRLAKFSRSNQGTSVNQKVVVDEGARVIEGQVLADGPATENGEMALGKNLLVAFMPWEGHNYEDAIILSQRLVQDDVLSSIHIEEHEVDARDTKLGPEEITRDIPNVSEEVLADLDERGIIRIGAEVVAGDILVGKVTPKGETELTPEERLLRAIFGEKAREVRDTSLKVPHGEIGKVIGVRVFDREEGDELPPGVNQLVRVYVAQKRKITDGDKLAGRHGNKGVISKILPIEDMPFLEDGTPVDIILNPLGVPSRMNPGQVLEIHLGWLASRGWDVSGLGDEWAQRLQAIGADQVAPGTNVATPVFDGAREDEISGLFEATIPNRDGDRLVQPSGKANLFDGRSGEPFPDPISIGYMYILKLHHLVDDKLHARSTGPYSMITQQPLGGKAQFGGQRFGEMEVWALEAYGAAYALQELLTIKSDDVTGRVKVYEAIVKGENIPEPGIPESFKVLIKEMQSLCLNVEVLSSDGMSIEMRDTDEDVFRAAEELGIDLSRREPSSVEEV, encoded by the coding sequence TTGGCCGCCTCGCGCACTGCCTCGACCGCGAATACGAACAACGGCGCCAGCACCGCCCCGCTGCGCATTTCCTTTGCAAAGATCAAGGAGCCCCTCGAGGTTCCGAACCTTCTTGCGCTGCAGACCGAAAGCTTCGACTGGCTGCTCGGCAACGACGCGTGGAAGGCTCGTGTCGAGGCGGCTCTGGACAGCGGACAGGACGTCCCCAGGAAGTCCGGTCTGGAGGAGATCTTCGAGGAGATCTCCCCGATCGAGGACTTCTCAGGGTCGATGTCCCTGACGTTCCGCGACCACCGTTTCGAGCCACCGAAGAACTCGATCGACGAGTGCAAGGAGCGCGACTTCACGTTCGGCGCCCCGCTCTTCGTCACCGCCGAGTTCACCAACAACGAGACCGGCGAGATCAAGTCCCAGACGGTCTTCATGGGCGACTTCCCGCTCATGACCAACAAGGGCACCTTCGTCATCAACGGCACCGAGCGTGTCGTTGTGTCGCAGCTCGTCCGCTCGCCGGGCGTCTACTTCGACTCCTCGATCGACAAGACGTCCGACAAGGACATCTTCTCGGCCAAGGTCATCCCGTCCCGGGGTGCCTGGCTCGAGATGGAGATCGACAAGCGCGACATGGTCGGTGTCCGCATCGACCGCAAGCGCAAGCAGTCCGTCACCGTTCTCCTCAAGGCTCTCGGTTGGACGACCGAGCAGATCCTCGAGGAGTTCGGCGAGTACGAGTCCATGCGCGCCACTCTGGAGAAGGACCACACCCAGGGCCAGGACGACGCGCTCCTCGACATCTACCGCAAGCTGCGTCCGGGCGAGCCGCCGACCCGTGAGGCCGCGCAGACGCTGCTCGAGAACCTCTACTTCAACCCGAAGCGCTACGACCTCGCGAAGGTCGGCCGCTACAAGGTGAACAAGAAGCTGGGCGGCGAAGCCCCGCTGGACGCCGGCGTCCTGACCGTCGAGGACATCATCTCGTCGATCAAGTACCTGGTGAAGCTGCACGCCGGTGAGACCGAGACCGTTGGCGACAGCGGTGTCTCGATTGTCGTCGAGACCGACGACATCGACCACTTCGGCAACCGTCGTCTGCGTAACGTCGGCGAGCTCATCCAGAACCAGGTCCGCACGGGTCTGGCTCGTATGGAGCGCGTCGTCCGCGAGCGCATGACGACTCAGGACGTCGAGGCGATCACGCCGCAGACACTGATCAACATCCGGCCGGTCGTCGCCTCCATCAAGGAGTTCTTCGGCACCAGCCAGCTGTCGCAGTTCATGGACCAGAACAACCCGCTGTCGGGTCTCACCCACAAGCGCCGTCTGTCGGCGCTTGGCCCGGGTGGTCTCTCCCGTGAGCGGGCCGGCTTCGAGGTCCGTGACGTGCACCCGTCCCACTACGGCCGTATGTGCCCGATTGAGACGCCTGAAGGCCCGAACATCGGTCTGATCGGTTCGCTGGCTTCCTACGGTCGCGTCAACGCGTTCGGCTTCGTCGAGACGCCGTACCGCAAGGTCGTCGAGGGTGTCGTCACCGACGACGTCGACTACCTGACCGCGGACGAGGAAGACCGCTTCGTGATCGCCCAGGCCAACGCCGGCCTCGGCGAGGACATGCGGTTCACCGAGAACCGCGTCCTGGTCCGCCGTCGTGGCGGCGAGATCGACTACATCCCGGGCGACGACGTCGACTACATGGACGTCTCGCCGCGCCAGATGGTGTCGGTCGCGACCGCGATGATCCCGTTCCTCGAGCACGACGACGCCAACCGTGCCCTCATGGGCGCGAACATGATGCGTCAGGCCGTGCCGCTGATCAAGTCCGAGGCGCCGCTCGTCGGCACGGGCATGGAGTACCGCTGCGCCACTGACGCGGGCGACGTGCTCAAGGCGGAGAAGGACGGTGTGGTCCAGGAGGTTTCCGCGGACTACATCACCACCGCCAACGACGACGGCACGTACACCACGTACCGCCTCGCGAAGTTCTCGCGCTCCAACCAGGGCACCTCCGTCAACCAGAAGGTTGTCGTGGACGAGGGCGCCCGCGTGATCGAGGGCCAGGTTCTGGCCGACGGTCCCGCGACCGAGAACGGCGAGATGGCGCTCGGCAAGAACCTGCTCGTGGCGTTCATGCCGTGGGAGGGTCACAACTACGAGGACGCGATCATCCTGTCGCAGCGCCTCGTGCAGGACGACGTCCTCTCCTCGATCCACATCGAGGAGCACGAGGTCGACGCCCGTGACACCAAGCTCGGCCCGGAGGAGATCACCCGGGACATCCCGAACGTCTCCGAAGAGGTCCTCGCCGACCTCGACGAGCGCGGCATCATCCGTATCGGTGCCGAGGTCGTCGCCGGCGACATCCTCGTCGGCAAGGTCACGCCCAAGGGTGAGACCGAGCTGACGCCGGAGGAGCGCCTGCTCCGCGCGATCTTCGGTGAGAAGGCGCGCGAGGTGCGCGACACCTCGCTGAAGGTGCCGCACGGTGAGATCGGCAAGGTCATCGGCGTCCGCGTCTTCGACCGTGAAGAGGGCGACGAGCTGCCGCCGGGCGTGAACCAGCTGGTTCGTGTCTACGTGGCGCAGAAGCGCAAGATCACGGACGGTGACAAGCTCGCCGGCCGCCACGGCAACAAGGGTGTTATCTCGAAGATCCTTCCGATCGAGGACATGCCGTTCCTCGAGGACGGAACTCCGGTCGACATCATCCTCAACCCGCTGGGTGTGCCGTCCCGAATGAACCCGGGACAGGTCCTGGAGATCCACCTCGGCTGGCTCGCCAGCCGCGGCTGGGACGTCTCCGGCCTCGGTGACGAGTGGGCCCAGCGCCTGCAGGCCATCGGCGCCGACCAGGTCGCCCCCGGTACCAACGTCGCGACCCCGGTCTTCGACGGTGCGCGTGAGGACGAGATCTCCGGTCTCTTCGAGGCCACGATCCCGAACCGCGACGGTGACCGTCTGGTCCAGCCGTCCGGCAAGGCCAACCTGTTCGACGGCCGCTCCGGTGAGCCGTTCCCGGACCCGATCTCGATCGGGTACATGTACATCCTCAAGCTGCACCACCTGGTCGACGACAAGCTCCACGCCCGTTCGACCGGTCCGTACTCCATGATCACCCAGCAGCCGCTGGGTGGTAAGGCTCAGTTCGGTGGCCAGCGATTCGGTGAGATGGAGGTGTGGGCGCTTGAGGCTTACGGTGCCGCTTACGCCCTCCAGGAGCTCCTGACGATCAAGTCCGACGACGTGACCGGCCGCGTGAAGGTCTACGAGGCCATCGTCAAGGGCGAGAACATTCCCGAGCCGGGCATTCCCGAGTCCTTCAAGGTGCTCATCAAGGAAATGCAGTCGCTCTGCCTCAACGTGGAGGTGCTGTCCTCGGACGGCATGTCCATCGAGATGCGCGACACCGACGAGGACGTCTTCCGCGCGGCGGAGGAGCTCGGTATCGACCTGTCCCGGCGCGAGCCGAGCAGCGTCGAAGAGGTCTGA
- a CDS encoding adenosine deaminase, protein MERVPRDVRQLPKAHLHLHFTGSMRPTTLLELADKYGVRLPDALTGSEPPKLRATDERGWFRFQRLYDAARSCLREPEDIQRLVREAALEDLADGSGWLEIQVDPTSYAPRLGGLIPALEVILDAVETASRDTGLGMRVLVAANRMKHPLDARTLARLAVRYADRGIVGFGLSNDERRGMARDFDRAFAIAREGGLLAAPHGGELTGPASVRDCLDDLEATRIGHGVRAAEDSRLLKRLADRQVTCEVCPASNVALGVYEKPEDVPLRTLFEAGVPMALGADDPLLFGSRLAAQYEIARRHHDFDDAELAELARQSVRGSAAPTDIKAKLLSGVDDWLTATP, encoded by the coding sequence ATGGAGCGTGTACCACGTGATGTAAGGCAGCTGCCCAAGGCCCATCTTCATCTGCACTTCACCGGGTCGATGCGGCCCACGACCCTGCTCGAACTCGCCGACAAGTACGGCGTCAGGCTGCCGGACGCCCTGACCGGGTCCGAGCCGCCGAAGCTGCGTGCCACCGACGAGCGCGGCTGGTTCCGCTTCCAGCGGCTGTACGACGCCGCGCGGTCCTGCCTGCGCGAGCCCGAGGACATTCAGCGGCTGGTGCGCGAGGCCGCGCTGGAGGATCTCGCGGACGGGTCGGGGTGGCTGGAGATCCAGGTCGACCCGACGTCGTACGCGCCGCGGCTCGGAGGGCTGATCCCCGCCCTGGAAGTCATCCTGGACGCCGTCGAGACCGCCTCGCGCGACACGGGTCTCGGCATGCGGGTCCTGGTGGCCGCGAACCGTATGAAGCATCCGCTGGACGCGCGCACTCTGGCCCGCCTCGCCGTGCGGTACGCGGACCGCGGCATCGTCGGCTTCGGGCTCTCCAACGACGAACGGCGGGGCATGGCGCGGGACTTCGACCGCGCGTTCGCCATCGCCAGGGAGGGCGGGCTCCTGGCCGCGCCGCACGGCGGCGAGCTGACCGGGCCCGCCTCCGTACGCGACTGTCTGGACGACCTGGAGGCGACGCGGATCGGGCACGGAGTGCGGGCCGCCGAAGACTCCCGACTCTTGAAGCGTCTCGCGGACCGGCAGGTGACCTGCGAGGTCTGCCCGGCGTCCAATGTCGCGCTCGGCGTCTACGAGAAGCCGGAGGATGTACCCCTGCGCACTTTGTTCGAGGCAGGGGTGCCGATGGCGCTCGGCGCCGACGACCCGCTCCTGTTCGGCTCGCGTCTGGCCGCCCAGTACGAGATCGCGCGCCGTCACCACGACTTCGACGACGCCGAACTGGCCGAGCTGGCGCGGCAGTCGGTGCGCGGTTCGGCGGCGCCGACGGACATCAAGGCGAAGCTGCTGTCAGGGGTCGACGACTGGCTGACCGCCACCCCCTGA
- the nusG gene encoding transcription termination/antitermination protein NusG — protein MSDPNLNEAIEPVESAEDELDIVEAADAENAEDTVQAEAAEEAATEADAHVEDEVEAAEESLEHAAEDDADEESAEDAPEAEADEESVEEAAEESEPVDPIVALREELRTLPGEWYVIHTYAGYENRVKTNLEQRAVSLNVEDFIFQAEVPQEEVAQIKNGERKTVRQNKLPGYVLVRMDLTNESWGVVRNTPGVTGFVGNAYDPYPLTLDEIVKMLAPEAEEKAAREAAEAEGRPAPSRKVEVQVLDFEVGDSVTVTDGPFATLQATINEINADSKKVKGLVEIFGRETPVELSFDQIQKN, from the coding sequence GTGTCTGACCCGAACCTGAACGAGGCGATCGAGCCCGTCGAGTCCGCTGAGGACGAGCTCGACATTGTCGAGGCGGCGGACGCCGAGAACGCCGAGGACACGGTCCAGGCCGAGGCTGCCGAAGAGGCAGCCACTGAGGCTGACGCGCACGTCGAGGACGAGGTCGAAGCCGCCGAGGAGTCCCTCGAGCACGCCGCCGAGGACGACGCCGACGAGGAGTCCGCCGAGGACGCCCCCGAGGCCGAGGCCGACGAGGAGTCCGTCGAGGAAGCCGCCGAGGAGTCCGAGCCGGTCGACCCGATCGTCGCCCTGCGCGAGGAACTGCGCACGCTGCCCGGCGAGTGGTACGTCATCCACACGTACGCCGGTTACGAGAACCGCGTGAAGACCAACCTCGAGCAGCGCGCCGTCTCGCTGAACGTCGAGGACTTCATCTTCCAGGCCGAGGTGCCGCAGGAAGAGGTCGCGCAGATCAAGAACGGCGAGCGCAAGACCGTCCGTCAGAACAAGCTCCCCGGCTACGTGCTGGTGCGCATGGACCTGACGAACGAGTCCTGGGGCGTCGTCCGCAACACCCCCGGCGTCACCGGCTTCGTGGGCAACGCCTACGACCCGTATCCGCTGACCCTGGACGAGATCGTCAAGATGCTCGCCCCGGAGGCCGAGGAGAAGGCCGCCCGTGAGGCCGCCGAGGCCGAGGGCAGGCCGGCTCCGTCCCGCAAGGTCGAGGTCCAGGTCCTGGACTTCGAGGTCGGCGACTCGGTCACCGTCACCGACGGCCCGTTCGCGACGCTGCAGGCGACGATCAACGAGATCAACGCCGACTCGAAGAAGGTCAAGGGCCTCGTCGAGATCTTCGGCCGGGAGACCCCGGTCGAGCTCAGCTTCGACCAGATCCAGAAGAACTAG
- the rplK gene encoding 50S ribosomal protein L11 — MPPKKKKVTGLIKLQIQAGAANPAPPVGPALGQHGVNIMEFCKAYNAATESQRGWVIPVEITVYEDRSFTFITKTPPAAKMILKAAGIEKGSGEPHKTKVAKITDAQVREIATTKMADLNANDLDAAAKIIAGTARSMGVTVEG, encoded by the coding sequence ATGCCTCCCAAGAAGAAGAAGGTCACGGGGCTTATCAAGCTCCAGATCCAGGCCGGTGCCGCCAACCCGGCCCCGCCGGTTGGTCCCGCGCTGGGCCAGCACGGCGTCAACATCATGGAGTTCTGCAAGGCCTACAACGCCGCGACCGAGTCGCAGCGTGGCTGGGTCATCCCGGTGGAGATCACGGTCTACGAAGACCGCTCCTTCACCTTCATCACCAAGACGCCCCCGGCCGCCAAGATGATCCTCAAGGCCGCGGGCATCGAGAAGGGCTCCGGCGAGCCTCACAAGACCAAGGTCGCGAAGATCACCGACGCGCAGGTCCGCGAGATCGCCACCACCAAGATGGCCGACCTGAACGCCAACGACCTGGACGCCGCCGCGAAGATCATCGCCGGTACCGCGCGTTCCATGGGCGTCACGGTCGAGGGCTGA
- the rplJ gene encoding 50S ribosomal protein L10, with translation MPTPDKAAAVAELTDKFRSSNAAVLTEYRGLTVAQLKQLRRSLGENSEYAVVKNTLTKIAANEAGINTLDDLFTGPTAVAFVTGDPVESAKGLRDFAKDNPNLIIKGGVLDGKALSADEIKKLADLESREVLLAKLAGAMKGKQTQAAQVFQALPSKFVRTAEALRVKRDEQGGAE, from the coding sequence ATGCCGACGCCCGACAAGGCTGCCGCGGTAGCCGAGCTCACGGACAAGTTCCGCAGCTCGAACGCCGCCGTGCTGACCGAGTACCGGGGTCTCACCGTGGCCCAGCTCAAGCAGCTGCGCCGTTCTCTCGGTGAGAACTCCGAGTACGCCGTGGTGAAGAACACGCTGACCAAGATCGCGGCCAACGAGGCCGGGATCAACACGCTGGACGACCTGTTCACGGGTCCGACAGCGGTTGCCTTCGTCACCGGTGACCCGGTGGAGTCGGCGAAGGGTCTTCGTGACTTCGCCAAGGACAACCCCAACCTCATCATCAAGGGCGGTGTCCTTGACGGTAAGGCGCTGTCCGCCGATGAGATCAAGAAGCTCGCGGACCTCGAGTCCCGCGAGGTTCTGCTCGCCAAGCTGGCGGGCGCCATGAAGGGCAAGCAGACTCAGGCTGCTCAGGTCTTCCAGGCGCTCCCGTCGAAGTTCGTCCGCACTGCGGAGGCGCTTCGCGTCAAGCGCGACGAGCAGGGCGGTGCCGAGTAA
- a CDS encoding DsbA family protein has translation MLRGRGRRAAIPVLVAALTGVLAAGCGRGPSGGDATDARKPERFASSGQLPEHLAADGTTVVVGSSKADTVVRLYEDLRCPVCRDFEEDGGAGALRKMTLHGEVRAEYTLASFLDDRLGGKGSKKAANALRAALEKGKFVEYHDLLFQEQPEEAVDGYTDAFLLRMASRVKGLRGAEFDAAVKGMKYHSFVTASEKAYEADKAPGTPAFAVNGTLMSEDRWNLMFDPKYVPLAVMTSTLPE, from the coding sequence ATGCTGCGTGGAAGAGGGCGCCGGGCCGCCATACCGGTACTGGTGGCGGCGCTGACGGGAGTACTCGCCGCGGGGTGCGGCCGGGGACCGTCCGGCGGGGACGCGACCGACGCCAGGAAGCCCGAGCGGTTTGCGAGCTCCGGGCAGCTGCCCGAACACCTCGCGGCCGACGGTACGACGGTCGTCGTCGGGTCATCGAAGGCGGACACCGTCGTACGGCTCTACGAGGACCTGCGCTGCCCCGTCTGCCGTGACTTCGAGGAGGACGGCGGCGCCGGCGCGCTGCGGAAGATGACCCTTCACGGCGAGGTCAGGGCCGAGTACACCCTGGCGTCGTTCCTCGACGACCGGCTCGGCGGCAAGGGCTCGAAGAAGGCGGCCAACGCGCTGCGGGCCGCGCTGGAAAAGGGGAAGTTCGTCGAGTACCACGACCTCCTCTTCCAGGAGCAGCCCGAGGAGGCCGTCGACGGCTACACCGACGCGTTCCTGCTCCGCATGGCCTCGCGGGTGAAGGGCCTGCGCGGCGCCGAGTTCGACGCGGCGGTGAAGGGCATGAAGTACCACTCCTTCGTCACCGCCTCCGAGAAGGCCTACGAGGCCGACAAGGCGCCCGGCACCCCGGCCTTCGCGGTGAACGGCACCCTCATGAGCGAGGACCGGTGGAACCTGATGTTCGACCCCAAGTACGTTCCGCTGGCGGTCATGACGTCGACCCTGCCGGAGTGA
- the rplA gene encoding 50S ribosomal protein L1, translating into MKRSKTLRAADAKIDRDKLYAPLEAVRIAKETSATKFDGTVEVAMRLGVDPRKADQMVRGTVNLPHGTGKTARVLVFATGDRAAAAEAAGADIVGSDELIDEISKGNRLNEFDAVVATPDLMGKVGRLGRVLGPRGLMPNPKTGTVTPDVVKAVNEIKGGKIEFRVDKHSNLHFIIGKVSFDDTQLVENYGAALDEILRLKPSAAKGRYIKKAAIATTMGPGVPLDPNRTRNLLVEEDPAAV; encoded by the coding sequence GTGAAGCGCAGCAAGACTCTCCGCGCTGCGGACGCGAAGATCGACCGGGACAAGCTCTACGCCCCGCTCGAGGCCGTCCGTATCGCCAAGGAGACCTCCGCGACGAAGTTCGACGGCACCGTCGAGGTCGCCATGCGTCTGGGTGTCGACCCGCGCAAGGCCGACCAGATGGTCCGTGGCACCGTGAACCTCCCGCACGGCACCGGCAAGACCGCCCGGGTCCTGGTCTTCGCGACCGGTGACCGTGCTGCGGCCGCGGAAGCCGCTGGCGCCGACATCGTCGGCTCCGACGAGCTCATCGACGAGATCTCCAAGGGCAACCGCCTGAACGAGTTCGACGCCGTTGTCGCCACCCCGGACCTCATGGGCAAGGTCGGCCGCCTCGGCCGCGTGCTCGGCCCCCGTGGCCTCATGCCGAACCCGAAGACCGGCACGGTGACCCCGGACGTGGTCAAGGCCGTGAACGAGATCAAGGGCGGCAAGATCGAGTTCCGCGTCGACAAGCACTCGAACCTCCACTTCATCATCGGCAAGGTGTCCTTCGACGACACCCAGCTGGTGGAGAACTACGGCGCGGCCCTGGACGAGATCCTTCGTCTGAAGCCGTCCGCCGCCAAGGGTCGCTACATCAAGAAGGCCGCCATCGCCACCACGATGGGCCCCGGCGTTCCGCTCGACCCGAACCGCACCCGCAACCTCCTCGTCGAGGAGGACCCGGCTGCGGTCTGA
- the rplL gene encoding 50S ribosomal protein L7/L12: MAKLSQDDLLAQFEEMTLIELSEFVKAFEEKFDVTAAAAVAVAGPAAGGPAAEAAEEQDEFDVILTGAGEKKIQVIKVVRELTSLGLKEAKDLVDGAPKPVLEKVAKDAAEKAAESLKGAGASVEVK, encoded by the coding sequence ATGGCGAAGCTGTCCCAGGACGACCTGCTCGCGCAGTTCGAAGAGATGACCCTCATCGAGCTCTCCGAGTTCGTGAAGGCCTTCGAGGAGAAGTTCGACGTCACCGCCGCCGCGGCCGTCGCCGTTGCCGGCCCCGCCGCCGGTGGCCCGGCCGCCGAGGCTGCCGAGGAGCAGGACGAGTTCGACGTCATCCTCACCGGCGCCGGCGAGAAGAAGATCCAGGTCATCAAGGTCGTGCGCGAGCTCACCTCCCTGGGCCTCAAGGAGGCCAAGGACCTCGTCGACGGCGCCCCGAAGCCCGTCCTCGAGAAGGTCGCGAAGGACGCCGCGGAGAAGGCTGCCGAGTCCCTCAAGGGCGCCGGCGCCTCCGTCGAGGTCAAGTGA
- the secE gene encoding preprotein translocase subunit SecE: protein MTDAVGSIDMPDAQDEAPESQKKPRKGGKRGKKGPFGRLALFYRQIVAELRKVVWPTRNQLTTYTSVVIVFVVIMIGLVTVIDYGFNHAVKYIFG, encoded by the coding sequence GTGACGGACGCCGTGGGCTCCATCGACATGCCTGATGCCCAGGATGAGGCGCCGGAGTCCCAGAAGAAGCCCCGTAAGGGTGGCAAGCGCGGAAAGAAGGGCCCCTTCGGCCGTCTCGCGCTCTTCTACCGCCAGATCGTCGCGGAACTCCGCAAGGTTGTCTGGCCGACTCGGAACCAGCTCACCACCTACACCAGCGTGGTGATTGTGTTCGTCGTCATCATGATCGGTCTGGTGACCGTGATTGACTATGGCTTCAACCACGCCGTCAAGTACATCTTCGGCTGA
- a CDS encoding pyridoxal phosphate-dependent aminotransferase, giving the protein MSAAATPSSSPTERRVSARIGAISESATLAVDAKAKALKAAGRPVIGFGAGEPDFPTPDYIVEAAIEACKNPKYHRYTPAGGLPELKAAIAAKTLRDSGYEVDSSQVLVTNGGKQAIYEAFAAILDPGDEVIVPAPYWTTYPESIRLAGGVPVEVVADETTGYRVSVEQLEAARTERTKVVLFVSPSNPTGAVYSEADAEAIGRWAVEHGLWVLTDEIYEHLVYGDAKFTSLPALLPELRDKCIVVNGVAKTYAMTGWRVGWIIGPKDVVKAATNLQSHATSNVSNVAQIAALAAVSGDLTAVAKMREAFDRRRKTIVRMLNEIDGVFCPEPEGAFYAYPSVKELLGKEIRGKRPQDSVELAALILEEAEVAVVPGEAFGTPGYLRLSYALGDEDLVEGVSRIQKLLAEARD; this is encoded by the coding sequence ATGAGCGCTGCTGCTACTCCTTCCTCTTCGCCCACCGAGCGCCGGGTCTCCGCCCGTATCGGCGCGATCTCCGAGTCCGCGACCCTCGCCGTCGACGCCAAGGCCAAGGCCCTCAAGGCCGCCGGGCGTCCGGTCATCGGTTTCGGCGCGGGCGAGCCCGACTTCCCGACCCCGGACTACATCGTCGAAGCGGCCATCGAGGCCTGCAAGAACCCGAAGTACCACCGGTACACGCCCGCCGGCGGTCTGCCCGAGCTGAAGGCCGCGATCGCCGCGAAGACGCTGCGCGACTCCGGCTACGAGGTCGACTCCTCGCAGGTCCTGGTGACCAACGGCGGCAAGCAGGCCATCTACGAGGCCTTCGCCGCGATCCTCGACCCGGGCGACGAGGTCATCGTCCCGGCGCCGTACTGGACGACGTATCCCGAGTCGATCCGTCTCGCCGGTGGTGTCCCGGTCGAGGTCGTGGCCGACGAGACGACCGGGTACCGCGTCTCCGTGGAGCAGCTGGAGGCGGCGCGCACCGAGCGCACCAAGGTCGTCCTGTTCGTGTCGCCGTCGAACCCGACGGGCGCGGTCTACAGCGAGGCCGACGCCGAGGCGATCGGCCGCTGGGCCGTCGAGCACGGCCTGTGGGTTCTCACGGACGAGATCTACGAGCACCTGGTCTACGGGGACGCCAAGTTCACGTCCCTGCCGGCGCTCCTGCCCGAGCTGCGCGACAAGTGCATCGTCGTCAACGGCGTCGCCAAGACGTACGCCATGACCGGCTGGCGCGTCGGGTGGATCATCGGCCCGAAGGACGTCGTGAAGGCCGCGACCAACCTGCAGTCGCACGCCACGTCGAACGTGTCGAACGTCGCGCAGATCGCCGCGCTCGCCGCCGTGTCCGGTGACCTGACGGCCGTCGCGAAGATGCGCGAGGCCTTCGACCGCCGCCGCAAGACCATCGTGCGGATGCTGAACGAGATCGACGGCGTGTTCTGCCCCGAGCCCGAGGGCGCCTTCTACGCGTACCCGTCGGTGAAGGAGCTGCTCGGCAAGGAGATCCGCGGCAAGCGTCCGCAGGACTCCGTCGAGCTGGCCGCGCTGATCCTGGAGGAGGCCGAGGTCGCGGTCGTCCCGGGTGAGGCCTTCGGCACGCCGGGCTACCTGCGTCTGTCGTACGCCCTGGGCGACGAGGACCTGGTCGAGGGTGTCTCGCGGATCCAGAAGCTGCTCGCCGAGGCGCGCGACTGA